The following nucleotide sequence is from Bactrocera oleae isolate idBacOlea1 chromosome 2, idBacOlea1, whole genome shotgun sequence.
GCACTTTTGCTGCTGATCGATTCCATCGatgaaaattacataaatgaAGGCAATTTGATCACCACTTTGAAAGGTGGAAGAGGCATGTCGACTAGTCACAAGAGTCGCAACGTTGCGGAATTATTATCCAATCACATACATCTCTTCCCTAAGTGGCTCTTTCTGGTGTGTACCACCAAAAAGCAAACTAAACAAATCACACGGATGTTTACAGGTTTTAAGAAGATCACTTTGGATGACTTACGCAAATCGCACGTGGTGAAAGATGTTCAGGAGTACATAATTAATAGGCTAAATTCGGACTTTAAAGACAGTATTATGCTCACAAAGGAGATAATAGAATCACTTCatcaattatatattaaatcgaATGGTTGTATATTGTATTTGGAGAAAGTATTGAACGGCATAAAAGAGAATTTCTTCAGTTTTCGTGAGATCAAATTGATACCATGCACACTGAACGGCTTGTATTTGTACATTTGTCAGAAGTCGTTCAACAAAAAGCAATATATGAAAATACGCCCACTTCTAAATGTACTGCTCGCTTCATCTGGTTACGTCGATAAACttttcctctttaattgtatacgTACGCACAATTACGCCATCGATACGGAAGAATTCGAAAAGCGTTTACATCTCATGAAGAACATAGTTGCTTACGATGCGGATCAGCAACGACTGAGGATATTTCACAATTCCTTCTCCGACTGGTTGGTCGACGTTAAGTTCGCAACGAAAAAGTTCATTTGTGACGTTAACGAAGGTCACGTTATGGTCTCAATGTACTATTTGCTGGTCGCCGACACACTGTGCGCAAATAATGTTCGGAAATTTGTATATCATCTCATCAAGTCGGGCGAATATCTTACCAGTCGCAATGTTAATTTAGACATAATACTTATGTTACTCGAATCGCGACTGAATTTGAATGACGCATTTTACACGAATCACTTAAACTGCTGTTCTCAATGCGAAAACGATTTCAAGCACGATCCAAACTTTCTACCTAAGACACGCAACATGATTGAAAAATTCCTTAGTAGCGAATTAACTGATGAGTTTTCGCAATTTTTATGTGATTTCTTCAAGCCGAGCTTACCTACAGATGCGAAGATTCTAAAGCTGTTAATTGAAACAGGAATTAATAATGCTGAAGCACAGGTATGTCAATGCAATAATCACGTTATTTTCTCGCATCACATTTCTTCCAATTCATTTAAAACTTCGATTTCCAAgacaataaataattgaaacacAAATCCAATCTTAAATATTACCCTATAAAAAAATCATTCAATTCGGCCGAAATCTCACTTGTTTTTGGGGATATTTCTATCTGACTTTTGTTACtgaattgaaaaatttcgaTGTGTTcttgattttttatattattctctTTTTTTACTCTCTTCAGAACTCGTGCGAATCATCGCTTATGTCTCCCGAGCTGTCAGAGAAATCACAAAATATAGACTTTGAACTGGCTGACCTTTTGATATCAAGCGAGAAGTCATGCATATTGGAAACCCAACGCCCAACCAGCCCATCGGAGAAGAGTGAGCCACACCACGAGAGTCAGGATGAAAATGCTTCTAGCACGCTGCACCAACTATCCGACTCTAATCGAATTGAATTACACAAAGGTAAAGCACTCATACACATCTTGGCTAACGATGGCAATCACCAGCTTCTCGAGCGTGCATTGAACGCATGTAAAGGACCCATCGATCTCGAAATTGAAGACTACAACGGACAGACAGCCTTGAATATTGCCGCGCGCAATGGACATTTAGAGGTTGTTAAATTGTTACTTAGCTTCTCTCAACCCTGCAACGACGGTACTGGCCGAATGAAGCGCGTGGATGTCAATCACGCTGATAGGGATGGATGGACACCATTACGTTCTGCCTCGTGGGGTGGCCATACAGAGGTTGTAAAGCTCCTGATCTCACATCCCGCGTGTAAAATTGATCTAGCCGATAAGGAGGGACGTACTGCACTACGAGCAGCTGCTTGGAGCGGACACGaagacattttaaaaatacttatcgAATCTGGTGCAGATGTGAATTCTGTCGATAGACAGGGTCGCACCTCCTTGATCGCCGCGTCTTACATGGGGCATTATGATATTGTTGAAATCCTGCTGGAAAATGGTGCTAATGTAAATCACCTGGACTTGGATGGACGTAGCGCACTTTGTGTAGCTGCGCTGTGTGGTTCGTCAGGCTATAGCAAGGTTATATCGACCTTATTGGAGCACGGTGCCAACACTGACCAGCTGGACAATGACGGCATGTCGCCACTTCTTGTAAGTTCTTTCGAAGGCAACGCCGAGGTGTGCGAGCTATTGCTCGAAAATGGCGCGGATCCAGATCTAGCTGATTTTATGGGTCGTACACCACTTTGGGCCGCCTGCACTGCCGGACATGCAAACGTTGTAAAATTACTACTCTTTTGGGGCTGTGGCATTGACTGCATGGACTCAGAGGGACGAACCGTACTTAGTATTGCCTCAGCACAGGGCAATGTCGAGACTGTAAGGCAACTACTAGACCGTGGGCTAGACGAAACACATCGCGACAATGCCGGCTGGACCCCGCTACACTATGCTGCATTCGAGGGTTTCCATGAGGTATGTCTGCAGCTGCTAGAGTCGGGCGCCAAGATAGACGAGTGCGACAATGAAGGAAAGACTGCGCTGCACCTCGCCGCACAAGAAGGTCGTACTAAGTGCGTACAAATTTTACTCGAAATACATTCGACATTCGTAGACCAAAAGGCACACGATGGCAAAACAGCATTCCGGCTCGCTTGCTTGGAGGGCCACCTTGAAACATTACAGTATCTGTTAAAATTCTGCTGCGATGTGAACGCCAAGGACGCAGACTCACGCACCACACTTTACATacttgcattagaaaataaactggATATAGTTAAGTACCTGCTGGAAGTGACCAATGTAGATGTGAATATACCGGATAGCGAGGGGCGCACAGCGTTGCATGTAGCTGCGTGGCAAGGGCACGCCGAAATGGTTAAGATGCTTATAACAATGGGTGAGAAATTCTAACGAagcattcaaaaaaaatatcatatgaTTGTCTACAAACTTTTAAGGTAACGCTGATGTCAACGCAATGGACCTGGAAGCTCGCACACCATTGCATTCGTGCGCCTGGCAAGGCAATCATGATGTCATGAGTATACTGCTATACTTTGGCGCAATAGCGGACCACGCATGCAAACAAGGAGCAACGGCTTTGGGCATTTCTGCACAGGAAGGCCACGAAAAATGTGTGATTGCTTTACTTAAGTACGGTGCAAATCCGTACAAGTCAGACCACTGCGGACGTACACCAATTAAATTGGCAGCCAAATCAAATCGCACAAACATACTGAAGATTTTCGAAAACTTcacaaaaagtaaacaaacacTCAATTCGCAATTGtttcaatttataattatttctacATTTTTACTTACGTTTCCTTCAGGTGATTCCAACAATCTAGTCGAGCCTGCGAAATTCCACCCTAGCATGCTGCGCTCACCCGATCAACCACCAGCGTTACCTGCTCATCAAAGCATAGGGCTGGGTGCTCCATCGTATCCGCCGCACGCCTCCGCTCCCTCAGTCTGCTCGGCGGCGACCACGGCCACAGTAAATAACAgtataaacaacaataacaacatgcaAGTGCCATCAAACATACTGAATGCATCGACGTCAACGCATAGCTCCAATAATTTCTATCAGAACACAATGCTGTCGGATACGAGCAGCTTACACAAGCGAAAAAGCGTTATCTCTAGTCAATCGACAGGTAGCAGCAATGATGTAAGTGATATAAAATAGTAACTAAAAACATACTTAATAATTCATTCCAAATACAATACACCTTTACCTTTAGCAGGCGCCGCTCACGTTTACACAACAACTACAGCGTCAAACCAAACTCAACTCGCGTAACAATCCTTTCGTGCAAAATGCGCCCATCATCAACTCAAAGCATGGCGCCGCCTCAACATCTTCCAACACAACAGGCGCAATGCAACAGCAATCGAAAGCGCATCACTCACATAGGCATTCGCAGTTGCTGCCCGATCTCAACGAACATCAATTTGGTACGATCGCATTGCATTATACAACGACGCATACGAGTTTATTCTTCTCATTCattttttgtttcgtttatATATTGCTGCTTTCAGTTTCTGGTATCGGTGCCAATGAGGCTGATCTATATGATATGGAATGCATGTCACCACTATATGCCACACCACCGCACTCGCCCAGCAGTGAACTGAGTTCACCCGGTCAGCTACCCTCGCTGAATGCATTCGATGAAATCACCGCCGCGTCGGGCAGTTCTCTGGGAAATCACGGCAATAGCAGTAGTTCTGGTGGGAAGTCAGCACTACCAGATAATCACTTCGCCCGAGATACGCACATGCGTATAATTTTGGGAAATTTAAAGGAAACCCAGCCGAGCTCATCTAGGTAAGAGCAGCGATTACTGTAttgataaaaatgtatttatttatgtatattttacttgCATTTGCCAGCGCTAGTTCAGTTTAAAagattattatacattttatatgatTGACTGAATCCTCACATAGTTGCATGCAGTTTTACCCCTGCACCTAGCGCGGTGAAAATAATGgcgatttatttattaacagtTTATTTTCAACTTGGAGGGCATCATTTAAACATATTAATTAGATTTATAAAcatttgtacgagtatatatattttagtgtgCTTTATTGATGTATTCTCCTTTGCAGCAAAAGCAAACGCAGCGGAATCACTACAAATCCAGCAATGCGTCTAATACGGAGCCGCTTCGATTCTGCCGCCCAACTAATACGGCGAACCAACAATATGCTCTCATCAAACAGCAATCAGGGATCTTCAAGCATCGGAGTGAAATCGGGCACATTTCAGTGGCGCAAGGAAAGCCAAATGTAAATTGCTGACTGCGatgttaaaacattttatacgTTAAGGGTGCATGTATACAGTTAACATAACTGTAGTGGCAGGCATAATTAGTAAAGTTTGAATCGATAATTAGTCAAGAATGTATTTCCTTTAATTAAGTATGAGCGATTAcgattttatttgtgataatttattatttaatttggagttaagctgtaatttatttatgtttatcttTGCTTTTAAGTAATCAATTTAACGATATAAATCCTATACAATTTTCCAAGGCATAATTTAACACGAATATTTTAcattacgtacatacatacataaatagataTGCACTAGTTTTAGAAATTTAGGTGGAAATCGAGATATGAGCACATTAAATTATTGGAGAATTCAAATCGAATGTATGTAGTTTACTGTTACATTTTAAACAAACTCATCGCATTTTTGtggcaaacaaaaaatcatacatacatacatacatacacgagTTGATGAAGCATAATAGAAACTAGAGTTTTCTGCACCGATAaacaaaaaatctttaaaataaagcTGCACACGAAAAATCATAAAGTTTAAGTGTATTtacaaacgaaataaaaataaatgtaaagaaACCAAAATCAACGGTATTTCGAAAATtggaaatttacatataattaattaactagaaataattaaaattattatacactATGAGTTTATCGAAATGTCGAAGAATTTAGATGCCTGCGAAAACACAACTGAATTTCTCTTAGAAAGCAATATtcgtatttaatattatatatacataatatgtataaCACCAAACATTCTTATACAGGgttgataaataaattatattgcgCACTCGAAGCCTTCACTTTTATGTTGTGGAAATTATACAAAAACCCATTTAtctatcatatattttacttttgtatacccatttaatttcatttactatgacaaataaaatcaaaacacaAAACTGCAGAAATTCCTTCATATGGAATGTTAATATAAtgcgctgtttttttttataggctTCTTGGTTTAGCTCTACAAgacgtatttatgtatttaacattagttaaataaaaatgatactTTCATATAAGAATGTTCGATAATAAATCATGCGCTTGCATGTTCTACCCTAAAGCATAATACATTTTATGTTTGATCTCCTCATAAATAAATTAGCAATATTTAGATATAatcacattttataaatttgtaactccttcaaagaaatattatataaatgtgggGTAGTGGAAAAGGTTTTTTTGAATATGAGAAcaaatcataatttattatataat
It contains:
- the LOC106614831 gene encoding ankyrin repeat domain-containing protein 50 isoform X1 gives rise to the protein MSKHPDNDNLRNDIYENLPCQAMYNDAVRKIQQQKSAQSNTNNAVAAAVANNPLSQQLLLNNISNQNAANSNPHTNSTGLTNNKQQPSPLTLQQQSNNRHYAATNMSKEMLYATPLRKSDRYKSGERLRFNSSGARLHASGSNHDTHDTHDAKLSNVMEHKKLNSKDLTRLCSRNGNAIPVTDLDDDVAVDGCSSSALVGGSHYTNQPASLPSLPNSNTPSHQLEDRRILNFLKDTTQLQKKLEISSRDCPNASFSNLAREEHFANLVQQNFTIEATRNKGDSNGDGNDDHSMSVTADTSESVLTETADNLEVLMQKKLSPDKEVSGIAASCGTQSQTLTARGVQPVYIHREWVLKKIALCLEQRTAGKKNMPGLLSTGAVGKAEVAGSFMAARAKAAAISSSTYNGCLVLGSNGSGKTSICQAIMNGNSGTKGILNRKLLGCYLIESQNPECHSLSLFMRKIVMQVLSHSSLIAKDECQRVIDEGFSFLQEEAQQQESKLDEAMNNITLDENVEDILIAELRRGANSFDSDKPEHFQQRRTSTNNKKTGNACIMRQKSEPAAAKGHSAIDDNKKYNNYGTHPPSTGNKSNTKDRNEDKDNDTEKGKHTDSEKEKSSPSTSSKCSPGKKSKIPVKLGRSSAVASPVKVTAVLTPSTGGTAIQHGGGEDIADMISEDLKNEIEAAINEDNGNKTIEENPKSDRDEDDEDKPEADKNLEEDLKECKNVFEKENIDEEDKENCENLIEFEKNNDREVTDNYIHPSGANDNMNTLPPPLPKPKSCRTVIADGYYEMLLSNPEILECLNVDSIEKNPDECFKKALLFPLLELTPPKTALLLLIDSIDENYINEGNLITTLKGGRGMSTSHKSRNVAELLSNHIHLFPKWLFLVCTTKKQTKQITRMFTGFKKITLDDLRKSHVVKDVQEYIINRLNSDFKDSIMLTKEIIESLHQLYIKSNGCILYLEKVLNGIKENFFSFREIKLIPCTLNGLYLYICQKSFNKKQYMKIRPLLNVLLASSGYVDKLFLFNCIRTHNYAIDTEEFEKRLHLMKNIVAYDADQQRLRIFHNSFSDWLVDVKFATKKFICDVNEGHVMVSMYYLLVADTLCANNVRKFVYHLIKSGEYLTSRNVNLDIILMLLESRLNLNDAFYTNHLNCCSQCENDFKHDPNFLPKTRNMIEKFLSSELTDEFSQFLCDFFKPSLPTDAKILKLLIETGINNAEAQNSCESSLMSPELSEKSQNIDFELADLLISSEKSCILETQRPTSPSEKSEPHHESQDENASSTLHQLSDSNRIELHKGKALIHILANDGNHQLLERALNACKGPIDLEIEDYNGQTALNIAARNGHLEVVKLLLSFSQPCNDGTGRMKRVDVNHADRDGWTPLRSASWGGHTEVVKLLISHPACKIDLADKEGRTALRAAAWSGHEDILKILIESGADVNSVDRQGRTSLIAASYMGHYDIVEILLENGANVNHLDLDGRSALCVAALCGSSGYSKVISTLLEHGANTDQLDNDGMSPLLVSSFEGNAEVCELLLENGADPDLADFMGRTPLWAACTAGHANVVKLLLFWGCGIDCMDSEGRTVLSIASAQGNVETVRQLLDRGLDETHRDNAGWTPLHYAAFEGFHEVCLQLLESGAKIDECDNEGKTALHLAAQEGRTKCVQILLEIHSTFVDQKAHDGKTAFRLACLEGHLETLQYLLKFCCDVNAKDADSRTTLYILALENKLDIVKYLLEVTNVDVNIPDSEGRTALHVAAWQGHAEMVKMLITMGNADVNAMDLEARTPLHSCAWQGNHDVMSILLYFGAIADHACKQGATALGISAQEGHEKCVIALLKYGANPYKSDHCGRTPIKLAAKSNRTNILKIFENFTKSDSNNLVEPAKFHPSMLRSPDQPPALPAHQSIGLGAPSYPPHASAPSVCSAATTATVNNSINNNNNMQVPSNILNASTSTHSSNNFYQNTMLSDTSSLHKRKSVISSQSTGSSNDQAPLTFTQQLQRQTKLNSRNNPFVQNAPIINSKHGAASTSSNTTGAMQQQSKAHHSHRHSQLLPDLNEHQFVSGIGANEADLYDMECMSPLYATPPHSPSSELSSPGQLPSLNAFDEITAASGSSLGNHGNSSSSGGKSALPDNHFARDTHMRIILGNLKETQPSSSSKSKRSGITTNPAMRLIRSRFDSAAQLIRRTNNMLSSNSNQGSSSIGVKSGTFQWRKESQM
- the LOC106614831 gene encoding ankyrin repeat domain-containing protein 50 isoform X2, with product MSKHPDNDNLRNDIYENLPCQAMYNDAVRKIQQQKSAQSNTNNAVAAAVANNPLSQQLLLNNISNQNAANSNPHTNSTGLTNNKQQPSPLTLQQQSNNRHYAATNMSKEMLYATPLRKSDRYKSGERLRFNSSGARLHASGSNHDTHDTHDAKLSNVMEHKKLNSKDLTRLCSRNGNAIPVTDLDDDVAVDGCSSSALVGGSHYTNQPASLPSLPNSNTPSHQLEDRRILNFLKDTTQLQKKLEISSRDCPNASFSNLAREEHFANLVQQNFTIEATRNKGDSNGDGNDDHSMSVTADTSESVLTETADNLEVLMQKKLSPDKEVSGIAASCGTQSQTLTARGVQPVYIHREWVLKKIALCLEQRTAGKKNMPGLLSTGAVGKAEVAGSFMAARAKAAAISSSTYNGCLVLGSNGSGKTSICQAIMNGNSGTKGILNRKLLGCYLIESQNPECHSLSLFMRKIVMQVLSHSSLIAKDECQRVIDEGFSFLQEEAQQQESKLDEAMNNITLDENVEDILIAELRRGANSFDSDKPEHFQQRRTSTNNKKTGNACIMRQKSEPAAAKGHSAIDDNKKYNNYGTHPPSTGNKSNTKDRNEDKDNDTEKGKHTDSEKEKSSPSTSSKCSPGKKSKIPVKLGRSSAVASPVKVTAVLTPSTGGTAIQHGGGEDIADMISEDLKNEIEAAINEDNGNKTIEENPKSDRDEDDEDKPEADKNLEEDLKECKNVFEKENIDEEDKENCENLIEFEKNNDREVTDNYIHPSGANDNMNTLPPPLPKPKSCRTVIADGYYEMLLSNPEILECLNVDSIEKNPDECFKKALLFPLLELTPPKTALLLLIDSIDENYINEGNLITTLKGGRGMSTSHKSRNVAELLSNHIHLFPKWLFLVCTTKKQTKQITRMFTGFKKITLDDLRKSHVVKDVQEYIINRLNSDFKDSIMLTKEIIESLHQLYIKSNGCILYLEKVLNGIKENFFSFREIKLIPCTLNGLYLYICQKSFNKKQYMKIRPLLNVLLASSGYVDKLFLFNCIRTHNYAIDTEEFEKRLHLMKNIVAYDADQQRLRIFHNSFSDWLVDVKFATKKFICDVNEGHVMVSMYYLLVADTLCANNVRKFVYHLIKSGEYLTSRNVNLDIILMLLESRLNLNDAFYTNHLNCCSQCENDFKHDPNFLPKTRNMIEKFLSSELTDEFSQFLCDFFKPSLPTDAKILKLLIETGINNAEAQNSCESSLMSPELSEKSQNIDFELADLLISSEKSCILETQRPTSPSEKSEPHHESQDENASSTLHQLSDSNRIELHKGKALIHILANDGNHQLLERALNACKGPIDLEIEDYNGQTALNIAARNGHLEVVKLLLSFSQPCNDGTGRMKRVDVNHADRDGWTPLRSASWGGHTEVVKLLISHPACKIDLADKEGRTALRAAAWSGHEDILKILIESGADVNSVDRQGRTSLIAASYMGHYDIVEILLENGANVNHLDLDGRSALCVAALCGSSGYSKVISTLLEHGANTDQLDNDGMSPLLVSSFEGNAEVCELLLENGADPDLADFMGRTPLWAACTAGHANVVKLLLFWGCGIDCMDSEGRTVLSIASAQGNVETVRQLLDRGLDETHRDNAGWTPLHYAAFEGFHEVCLQLLESGAKIDECDNEGKTALHLAAQEGRTKCVQILLEIHSTFVDQKAHDGKTAFRLACLEGHLETLQYLLKFCCDVNAKDADSRTTLYILALENKLDIVKYLLEVTNVDVNIPDSEGRTALHVAAWQGHAEMVKMLITMGNADVNAMDLEARTPLHSCAWQGNHDVMSILLYFGAIADHACKQGATALGISAQEGHEKCVIALLKYGANPYKSDHCGRTPIKLAAKSNRTNILKIFENFTKSDSNNLVEPAKFHPSMLRSPDQPPALPAHQSIGLGAPSYPPHASAPSVCSAATTATVNNSINNNNNMQVPSNILNASTSTHSSNNFYQNTMLSDTSSLHKRKSVISSQSTGSSNDAPLTFTQQLQRQTKLNSRNNPFVQNAPIINSKHGAASTSSNTTGAMQQQSKAHHSHRHSQLLPDLNEHQFVSGIGANEADLYDMECMSPLYATPPHSPSSELSSPGQLPSLNAFDEITAASGSSLGNHGNSSSSGGKSALPDNHFARDTHMRIILGNLKETQPSSSSKSKRSGITTNPAMRLIRSRFDSAAQLIRRTNNMLSSNSNQGSSSIGVKSGTFQWRKESQM